One window of the Pseudofrankia sp. DC12 genome contains the following:
- a CDS encoding cytochrome P450: MVNPAVVANEVEFDAFDLGHRADPYPRYRVLRETAPFCPVRLGAARVTVATTYAGCAAVLQGAEWGRGYADGLNPFRPGVAPGEVPGGSFLGMDPPGHTRLRALVSRAFTPRASLAETPFVRLVADRLVDTAVADGGLDVVADLARPLSVAVMCRLLGVPAADAPSFLGWVQAIARGTDPDYLLSPTDIVVRTAAARELGRYLFELVTVRRVAPRDDLVSRLAAIQPDLEVLTELEIVELVALLLAAGLDTTANLVTNGVLALLRHPDQLALLQERPELMPAAVDEMLRYDPPSQFVTRVALADTTVGERRFSRGDGVVVLSASGHRDPAAFADPDRFDITRYAASPPARRHLGFALGLHYCLGAPLARIQAEAAIGTLLRRGGDLRLATEDVEYRPNAALRGLRSLLVNITADRST, translated from the coding sequence ATGGTGAACCCTGCCGTGGTCGCGAACGAGGTCGAGTTCGACGCCTTCGACCTCGGACACCGGGCCGACCCCTATCCCCGGTACCGGGTGCTGCGGGAGACGGCGCCGTTCTGCCCGGTCCGCCTCGGCGCGGCCCGGGTGACGGTGGCGACCACCTACGCGGGCTGCGCCGCCGTCCTGCAGGGCGCCGAATGGGGCCGGGGCTACGCCGACGGGCTCAACCCGTTCCGCCCCGGCGTCGCTCCCGGCGAGGTGCCCGGCGGCTCGTTCCTCGGGATGGACCCGCCCGGCCACACCCGGCTGCGCGCCCTGGTCAGCCGGGCGTTCACGCCCCGGGCGAGCCTGGCCGAGACGCCGTTCGTCCGGCTGGTGGCCGACCGTCTCGTCGACACGGCGGTGGCAGACGGGGGCCTCGACGTCGTCGCCGACCTGGCCAGGCCGCTGTCGGTGGCCGTCATGTGCCGCCTGCTCGGCGTCCCGGCCGCCGACGCACCGTCGTTCCTCGGCTGGGTTCAGGCGATCGCCCGGGGCACGGACCCCGACTACCTGCTCTCGCCGACGGACATCGTGGTCCGCACGGCCGCCGCCCGGGAACTCGGCCGGTACCTGTTCGAGCTGGTCACCGTCCGGCGGGTAGCGCCACGCGACGACCTGGTCAGCCGGCTGGCCGCGATCCAGCCCGACCTGGAGGTCCTGACCGAGCTGGAGATCGTCGAGCTTGTCGCGCTGCTGCTCGCGGCTGGCCTGGACACCACCGCCAACCTGGTCACGAACGGGGTGCTGGCGCTGCTGCGCCACCCCGACCAGCTGGCCCTGCTGCAGGAGCGGCCCGAGCTCATGCCCGCCGCGGTCGACGAGATGCTCCGCTACGACCCGCCGTCCCAGTTCGTCACCAGGGTGGCGCTGGCCGACACCACCGTCGGCGAGCGGCGGTTCAGCCGGGGTGACGGCGTTGTGGTGCTCAGCGCCTCCGGGCACCGCGACCCCGCAGCGTTCGCGGACCCGGACCGGTTCGACATCACCCGGTACGCGGCGTCGCCGCCCGCGCGCCGCCACCTCGGCTTCGCGCTCGGGCTGCACTACTGCCTCGGCGCGCCGCTCGCCCGAATCCAGGCCGAGGCCGCGATCGGCACCCTGCTGCGGCGCGGCGGCGACCTGCGGCTCGCGACCGAGGACGTCGAGTACCGGCCCAACGCGGCCCTGCGGGGTCTGCGGTCCCTTCTGGTGAACATCACCGCAGACAGGAGCACATAG
- a CDS encoding cytochrome P450, producing the protein MEPTTTQTMATPAATGSLSGSLSVEEAILASFLPEARHDPYPAYDVLRETGPFVPGPFSLQIVTRYAEADAVLQDHAWSHAAEPEFLHPDSDGSDLPASFLWMEPPDHTRLRRLVSKAFTARGLETLRHRVEQVAAEVVDNAISKGEIDVVEDLAYPLPLAMIAELIGVPPEDLPFVRANSAGVARGLDPDTLLTADELKARADGAQNFRDYFEKMVAERRARPKDDLITALAQVEAGGDRLTTGEMIATLTVLLIAGHETTVNLLANGVLSLTRNPDQFEVLRDNPGLALPAVDELMRYDGPSHATTRKAVKDVEISGHSFKEGTGVLILLAAANRDPRAFPNPDKLDLTRYAQSTAVPRHLGFGVGHHYCIGAPLVRLEMECMLRELARRAPVMTLLADPPPYRPNIVVRGIAELPVRFEA; encoded by the coding sequence GTGGAGCCCACGACCACGCAGACGATGGCGACGCCCGCCGCCACCGGCTCGCTCTCCGGCTCGCTCTCCGTCGAGGAGGCGATCCTGGCCTCGTTCCTCCCCGAGGCCCGGCACGACCCGTACCCAGCCTACGACGTGCTCCGCGAGACGGGGCCCTTCGTGCCCGGCCCGTTCAGCCTCCAGATCGTGACCCGTTACGCCGAGGCCGACGCGGTGCTGCAGGACCACGCGTGGAGCCACGCCGCGGAGCCCGAGTTCCTGCACCCGGACAGCGACGGCTCGGACCTGCCCGCGTCGTTCCTCTGGATGGAGCCGCCGGACCACACCCGGCTGCGCCGCCTGGTCAGCAAGGCCTTCACGGCCCGCGGCCTCGAGACGCTGCGCCACCGGGTCGAACAGGTCGCCGCCGAGGTCGTGGACAACGCGATCAGCAAGGGCGAGATCGACGTCGTCGAGGATCTCGCCTACCCGCTGCCGCTGGCGATGATCGCCGAGCTGATCGGGGTGCCCCCGGAGGACCTCCCGTTCGTGCGGGCCAACTCGGCCGGCGTCGCCCGCGGCCTGGACCCCGACACCCTGCTGACCGCGGACGAGCTGAAGGCCCGGGCCGACGGAGCGCAGAACTTCCGCGACTACTTCGAGAAGATGGTCGCCGAGCGCCGCGCCCGCCCGAAGGACGACCTCATCACGGCGCTGGCCCAGGTCGAGGCCGGCGGCGACCGGCTGACCACCGGCGAGATGATCGCCACCCTCACCGTGCTCCTGATCGCCGGCCACGAGACCACGGTGAACCTGCTGGCCAACGGCGTGCTCTCGCTGACCCGCAACCCCGACCAGTTCGAGGTGCTGCGCGACAACCCCGGCCTGGCGCTGCCCGCGGTCGACGAGCTGATGCGTTACGACGGGCCCTCGCACGCGACCACCCGCAAGGCGGTCAAGGACGTGGAGATCTCCGGGCACAGCTTCAAGGAGGGCACCGGCGTGCTCATCCTGCTCGCCGCCGCCAACCGTGACCCGCGCGCGTTCCCCAACCCGGACAAGCTCGACCTCACCCGTTACGCGCAGTCGACGGCCGTGCCCCGTCATCTCGGTTTCGGTGTCGGCCATCACTACTGCATCGGCGCGCCGCTGGTCCGGCTCGAAATGGAGTGCATGTTGCGGGAGCTCGCCCGCCGGGCCCCGGTCATGACGCTGCTGGCCGACCCGCCGCCGTATCGGCCGAACATCGTCGTCCGGGGTATCGCGGAACTGCCGGTCCGTTTCGAGGCCTGA
- a CDS encoding MFS transporter: MSATTSEIQGLRTAPVPGPVAGRLFLPVVLSGSGMVVLDIFIVNAAIPAVERDFHAAPTSLEWLVTGYNLAFAAAMITGGRLGDCFGRRRVSACGLAAFTEMSVLCGVAGGTAALIAARAGQGLAAAALVPRVSAIVSLTYQGAARARAHMFYAPTLCGAAVAGQIIGGGLIAADVAGLGWRAASS, from the coding sequence ATGTCGGCGACGACGTCCGAGATTCAGGGCCTGCGCACCGCGCCCGTACCTGGTCCGGTGGCCGGGCGTCTGTTCCTGCCTGTCGTGCTGTCCGGCAGTGGAATGGTCGTGCTCGACATCTTCATCGTGAACGCGGCCATACCCGCGGTCGAGCGGGATTTTCACGCCGCGCCGACCAGCCTTGAGTGGCTGGTCACCGGCTACAACCTGGCCTTCGCGGCGGCGATGATCACCGGGGGCCGGCTCGGTGACTGCTTCGGGCGGCGGCGGGTGTCCGCCTGCGGGCTCGCCGCGTTCACGGAGATGTCGGTCCTGTGCGGGGTCGCCGGCGGCACGGCGGCCCTGATCGCGGCGCGCGCCGGGCAGGGCCTGGCCGCGGCGGCGCTGGTACCGCGGGTCTCGGCGATCGTCAGCCTGACCTACCAGGGCGCCGCCCGGGCTCGCGCCCACATGTTCTACGCGCCGACCCTCTGCGGCGCGGCGGTCGCCGGCCAGATCATCGGGGGCGGCCTGATCGCCGCCGACGTGGCCGGTCTCGGGTGGCGGGCTGCTTCCTCGTGA
- a CDS encoding ABC transporter substrate-binding protein, whose translation MHRERLTRRVRRARTAAVALVAATTLTALAACGGSTTGSTNAAATTGAAGAATADPKVTISFLSYNYGTPDIGGQGTQALIDAFEKAHPNITIKPQGVAVADVLTHLQTDTAAGTPPDVAQIGWSKMAAAYQLLPIVPVQDIPTKADWDTSMAGFSQHLLSAVSVGGKVKAVPYTISIPVIFYNADLFKKAGLDPDKPPTTVDELKTDALAIKSKAGAEGAYFAVVDSGKSDYLTQSVIASNGGQEIGSDGMPAFDSPAAVSALGAMQDLTTSGAQPAITATSAVAAFSAGKLGMLVGSTAVAASLLKASTGKFELRTTGFPSFGSKPAAPTYSGAGLAVLAKDKTHQAAAWTFIKFLTSAEGFTIITSKIGYLPLRPELATDPKYLQSFFASNKLLAPALAQLDNVSPYKSFAGKNASQAVVALQDDAVEPIVLRGANPASTLSSVATQVRGVLGQK comes from the coding sequence ATGCACCGAGAGCGCCTGACTCGCCGGGTCCGGCGAGCACGGACCGCGGCCGTCGCCCTGGTCGCCGCGACCACGCTGACCGCCCTGGCCGCCTGTGGCGGTTCGACCACCGGTTCGACGAACGCCGCGGCCACGACCGGCGCGGCCGGGGCGGCCACGGCCGACCCGAAGGTCACGATCAGCTTCCTGTCCTACAACTACGGGACGCCGGACATCGGCGGCCAGGGCACCCAGGCCCTGATCGACGCGTTCGAGAAGGCCCACCCGAACATCACCATCAAGCCCCAGGGCGTCGCGGTGGCCGACGTGCTGACCCACCTGCAGACCGACACGGCCGCCGGCACGCCGCCGGACGTGGCCCAGATCGGCTGGAGCAAGATGGCGGCCGCCTACCAGCTGCTGCCGATCGTCCCGGTCCAGGACATCCCGACCAAGGCCGACTGGGACACCTCGATGGCCGGGTTCTCCCAGCACCTGCTGTCCGCGGTGTCCGTGGGCGGCAAGGTGAAGGCGGTTCCCTACACGATCTCGATCCCGGTCATCTTCTACAATGCCGACCTGTTCAAGAAGGCCGGCCTCGACCCGGACAAGCCGCCGACGACCGTCGACGAGCTCAAGACCGACGCGCTCGCCATCAAGAGCAAGGCCGGCGCCGAGGGCGCGTACTTCGCCGTCGTCGACTCGGGCAAGTCGGACTACCTGACCCAGTCCGTGATCGCCAGCAACGGCGGCCAGGAGATCGGCTCTGACGGGATGCCGGCCTTCGACTCGCCCGCCGCGGTGAGCGCCCTGGGCGCCATGCAGGACCTGACCACCTCGGGCGCACAGCCGGCGATCACGGCGACGAGCGCCGTCGCGGCCTTCTCCGCGGGCAAGCTCGGCATGCTGGTCGGCAGCACCGCCGTCGCGGCCAGCCTGCTGAAGGCCTCGACCGGGAAGTTCGAGCTGCGCACGACGGGCTTCCCGAGCTTCGGGAGCAAGCCGGCGGCCCCGACCTACTCCGGCGCCGGCCTCGCCGTCCTGGCCAAGGACAAGACCCACCAGGCGGCCGCGTGGACGTTCATCAAGTTCCTGACCTCCGCCGAGGGTTTCACGATCATCACCTCGAAGATCGGGTACCTGCCGCTGCGGCCGGAGCTCGCGACCGACCCCAAGTACCTCCAGTCGTTCTTCGCGTCCAACAAGCTGCTGGCCCCGGCCCTGGCGCAGCTCGACAACGTCAGCCCGTACAAGTCGTTCGCAGGCAAGAACGCGAGCCAGGCGGTCGTCGCGCTGCAGGACGACGCGGTCGAGCCGATCGTGCTGCGCGGGGCGAACCCGGCGTCGACGCTGTCGTCGGTGGCGACCCAGGTGCGTGGCGTCCTCGGCCAGAAGTGA
- a CDS encoding LysR family transcriptional regulator, giving the protein METKLELRHLVYFLAVADERHFGRAAAKLFIGQPTLSQQLQRLERQLGVELFARTSHDVRLTPAGHAFRAEAEQVLEHAQRAVETAREAASGRVGKITIGFNFAAGQQVLRPTLRRLARDYPGLSTTLWEGLSGPQLSAVSEGRIDVALIYSSIPPKPLLTRRVSTASLSGMVTRHHPWAGREEITFCELAEQPIVLPRRERSPAMYDAVFAAADRCGIPLTVAAEVEDAGSTAVMVEALQALAFISDARPRRPTEDLVAVRIVDPVPRVGVRAVWRPDSQPAVGAFLASLEAAAPFPSQPGERAVRIPAQATEGGSRLGDPRLGDPRLGDPEE; this is encoded by the coding sequence ATGGAGACCAAGCTGGAACTCAGACACCTGGTGTATTTCCTCGCGGTCGCGGACGAGCGACATTTTGGCCGGGCCGCCGCCAAGCTGTTCATCGGCCAACCGACGCTGAGTCAGCAGCTGCAGCGTCTCGAACGCCAACTCGGCGTGGAGCTGTTCGCCCGGACCTCGCACGACGTACGGCTGACCCCGGCTGGCCACGCTTTTCGGGCCGAGGCCGAGCAGGTACTCGAACACGCCCAGCGGGCCGTGGAGACGGCCCGTGAAGCCGCCTCCGGCCGGGTCGGGAAGATCACGATCGGCTTCAACTTCGCCGCCGGGCAGCAGGTCCTGCGCCCGACCCTGCGCCGGCTCGCCAGGGATTACCCGGGACTGTCGACCACGCTGTGGGAAGGCCTGAGCGGCCCCCAGCTCTCGGCCGTGTCCGAAGGCAGGATCGACGTCGCGCTCATCTACTCCAGCATTCCTCCCAAGCCGCTGCTGACCCGGCGGGTGTCGACCGCCTCCCTTTCCGGGATGGTGACGCGCCACCATCCGTGGGCCGGGCGGGAGGAGATCACCTTCTGTGAGCTCGCCGAGCAGCCCATCGTGCTGCCGCGCCGGGAACGCAGCCCGGCCATGTACGACGCGGTGTTCGCCGCCGCCGACCGCTGCGGGATCCCGCTGACAGTCGCGGCCGAGGTCGAGGACGCCGGTTCGACGGCGGTGATGGTGGAGGCGCTGCAGGCACTCGCCTTCATCTCGGACGCCCGGCCGCGGCGGCCGACCGAGGACCTGGTCGCGGTGCGGATCGTCGACCCGGTTCCCCGGGTCGGCGTCCGGGCCGTCTGGCGCCCGGACTCCCAGCCGGCCGTCGGCGCCTTCCTGGCCAGCCTGGAGGCCGCGGCGCCGTTCCCGTCGCAGCCGGGGGAGCGGGCCGTCCGCATTCCCGCCCAGGCCACCGAGGGCGGCTCCCGGCTCGGGGACCCCCGGCTCGGGGACCCCCGGCTCGGGGACCCCGAGGAGTAA
- a CDS encoding carbohydrate ABC transporter permease, with the protein MTATGGTEQRLTPAPPRAGAVPARSTAARRVRPAVRAIVHHGFLLVAVAVMVLPVVWALLASFKTPGGIFDQNPLPLPPTVDNYRVATQAFPVWRLLLNTTVMAAGVTLLQLLVAVPAGYALVRFPPRAHRVLTALIAVTLLVPTQSLVIPLFLMVSHLGWRNTFPGLILPQLAGTGLAVILLRDHIRAISPMVLGAAVLDGARPGEVLRLVALPMLRPALGAVSILLFISAWNEYLWPSLAAPDVDHATIQPGLAIFLTQEGPEYGPLLAGSMLATLPIVAVYFLASRRVADAFMHSGLR; encoded by the coding sequence GTGACTGCCACCGGAGGCACGGAGCAGCGGCTGACGCCAGCCCCGCCGCGTGCGGGCGCCGTTCCGGCGCGCTCGACGGCGGCCCGGCGGGTCCGCCCGGCCGTCCGGGCGATCGTCCATCACGGGTTCCTGCTGGTCGCGGTGGCCGTCATGGTGCTGCCCGTGGTGTGGGCGCTGCTGGCGTCGTTCAAGACGCCGGGCGGGATCTTCGACCAGAACCCGCTCCCGCTGCCCCCGACCGTCGACAACTACCGGGTGGCGACCCAGGCCTTCCCGGTCTGGCGCCTGCTGCTCAACACGACGGTGATGGCGGCCGGGGTCACGCTGCTGCAGCTGCTGGTCGCGGTGCCCGCCGGGTACGCGCTGGTCCGGTTCCCACCGCGGGCCCACCGGGTGCTGACCGCGCTCATCGCGGTGACCCTGCTGGTCCCGACCCAGTCGCTGGTCATCCCGCTGTTCCTGATGGTCTCGCACCTGGGCTGGCGCAACACCTTCCCCGGGCTGATCCTGCCGCAGCTGGCCGGGACCGGCCTCGCGGTGATCCTGCTGCGCGACCACATCCGGGCGATCTCGCCGATGGTGCTGGGCGCGGCCGTTCTCGACGGCGCCCGGCCGGGGGAGGTGCTGCGGCTGGTGGCGCTGCCGATGCTGCGCCCGGCGCTCGGGGCCGTCTCGATCCTGCTGTTCATCAGCGCCTGGAACGAGTACCTGTGGCCGAGCCTGGCCGCCCCGGATGTCGACCACGCCACTATCCAGCCCGGCCTGGCGATCTTCCTGACCCAGGAGGGCCCCGAGTATGGGCCGCTGCTGGCGGGCTCGATGCTGGCGACGCTGCCGATCGTCGCCGTCTACTTCCTCGCCTCCCGCCGCGTCGCCGACGCCTTCATGCATAGCGGACTGAGATGA
- a CDS encoding ABC transporter ATP-binding protein, translating into MTYTAETAETAETAETAETAETAVTAETAVTTESLETGRTPGPAGTGVADGQVPAPRAATSSRAPEGITLSGVVKRYGGQAALDVPHLGVPAGSFTVVVGPSGCGKSTGLRIIAGLETAEAGRVLIDGADVTGLPAGERGVAMVFQDFALYPQMTVERNISFGLRLAARHDRRHGPSRDEIESRVAEACARLGLADLRRRLPRQLSGGERQRVGLARAIVRRPAVLLLDEPLSSLDAQLRQRARAELVRLHRELANTVVLVTHDQLEALSMGTNLVVMNRGRVVQTGPPEEVYRYPADTFVATFLGSPPMNLHTVTPSDDGRTLAGLGMAARLPARSAGPVLLGWRPADGLVEPVDAPGAGPAGGLDGNTALTPDGPGVVLCGVADVVEFTGDGTVVTCVSPGEDTPWAVSIPGRDRVPAVGDAMRVRVAAERVHLFDPDSGRRVDEGTAGDVTAQ; encoded by the coding sequence ATGACGTACACCGCCGAGACCGCCGAGACCGCCGAGACCGCCGAGACCGCCGAGACCGCCGAGACCGCAGTGACCGCCGAGACCGCAGTGACCACAGAGTCTCTTGAGACCGGCAGGACTCCGGGCCCCGCCGGGACGGGCGTGGCCGACGGTCAGGTGCCGGCGCCGCGCGCCGCGACCTCCAGCCGCGCGCCGGAGGGGATCACCCTTTCCGGGGTCGTGAAGCGCTACGGCGGCCAGGCGGCCCTCGACGTGCCGCACCTCGGCGTCCCGGCCGGCTCGTTCACGGTCGTGGTCGGCCCGTCCGGCTGCGGGAAGTCGACCGGCCTGCGGATCATCGCCGGCCTGGAGACGGCCGAGGCAGGCCGGGTGCTCATCGACGGCGCCGACGTGACCGGGCTGCCGGCCGGCGAGCGCGGGGTGGCGATGGTCTTCCAGGACTTCGCGCTCTACCCGCAGATGACGGTCGAGCGCAACATCTCGTTCGGCCTGCGGCTCGCCGCCCGGCATGACCGGCGCCACGGCCCGAGCCGCGACGAGATCGAGAGCCGGGTCGCCGAGGCCTGCGCGCGCCTGGGCCTCGCGGACCTGCGCCGCCGGCTGCCCCGCCAGCTCTCCGGCGGGGAGCGCCAGCGGGTCGGGCTCGCCCGGGCGATCGTGCGCCGCCCGGCGGTCCTGCTCCTCGACGAGCCGCTGTCAAGCCTGGACGCCCAGCTGCGCCAGCGGGCCCGGGCCGAGCTGGTCCGGCTGCACCGCGAGCTCGCCAACACGGTCGTGCTGGTCACCCACGACCAGCTCGAGGCCCTATCGATGGGTACGAACCTGGTCGTCATGAACCGCGGCCGGGTGGTCCAGACCGGGCCGCCCGAGGAGGTCTACCGCTATCCGGCGGACACCTTCGTGGCGACGTTCCTGGGCAGCCCCCCGATGAACCTGCACACGGTGACACCGAGCGACGACGGGCGGACACTGGCCGGTCTGGGGATGGCCGCCCGGCTGCCCGCGCGTTCGGCGGGGCCGGTGCTGCTGGGGTGGCGGCCGGCCGATGGCCTCGTCGAGCCGGTGGACGCCCCCGGGGCCGGCCCGGCCGGCGGCCTCGACGGGAACACGGCGCTGACGCCCGACGGCCCAGGGGTCGTGCTGTGCGGCGTCGCGGACGTCGTCGAGTTCACCGGCGACGGCACCGTCGTGACCTGCGTCAGCCCTGGTGAGGACACCCCGTGGGCCGTGAGCATCCCGGGCCGTGACCGGGTGCCGGCGGTCGGGGACGCGATGCGGGTCCGGGTCGCGGCCGAGCGGGTGCACCTGTTCGACCCGGACAGCGGGCGCCGCGTCGACGAGGGGACCGCCGGGGACGTCACGGCCCAGTGA
- a CDS encoding sugar ABC transporter permease — MSSPSLTAGERGAVHAPPVVRLRDRPRPWLYLTPLIIALLVWVYGPLVFTGVLSFMSWNLTAPHPSWLGTANYARLAHEPKFHQAGWNTLAYALEMLPFATVVPMALAIALWKRPGRVSKIHRTLLFLPVVVAPVATAITWQFLLDPLSGLVNVIGGWFGFGPRNWLGDPSSALSVIVLITAVKIVALNVLLFGAALANLDRSVVEAARLDGATEWEITRHLVLPHLRRTVVLLAMLSFVVVWPWIFANVAVLTQGGPDGATDNLYYRLFTYAFTFFDAGTASAAAVVITGGLAVVLGLGALVTRRRQHAIG; from the coding sequence ATGAGCTCTCCGTCTCTGACGGCGGGGGAGCGTGGCGCCGTCCACGCCCCCCCGGTCGTCCGGCTGCGCGACCGGCCCCGCCCGTGGCTCTACCTGACCCCGTTGATCATCGCGCTGCTCGTCTGGGTGTACGGGCCGCTGGTGTTCACCGGGGTACTGAGCTTCATGAGCTGGAACCTGACCGCCCCCCACCCGTCCTGGCTCGGGACGGCCAACTACGCCCGGCTGGCGCACGAGCCCAAGTTCCACCAGGCCGGCTGGAACACGCTGGCCTACGCGCTGGAGATGCTGCCGTTCGCCACGGTCGTGCCGATGGCGCTGGCGATCGCGCTGTGGAAGCGGCCCGGCCGGGTCAGCAAGATCCACCGGACGCTGCTGTTCCTGCCGGTGGTGGTGGCGCCGGTGGCCACGGCCATCACCTGGCAGTTCCTGCTCGACCCGCTGTCCGGGCTGGTCAACGTCATCGGGGGCTGGTTCGGCTTCGGCCCGCGCAACTGGCTCGGCGACCCGTCCAGCGCGCTCTCCGTCATCGTGCTGATCACCGCCGTGAAGATCGTCGCGCTCAACGTGCTGCTGTTCGGCGCGGCGCTGGCGAACCTGGACCGCTCGGTGGTCGAGGCGGCCAGGCTCGACGGGGCGACCGAGTGGGAGATCACCCGGCATCTCGTGCTGCCCCACCTGCGGCGCACGGTCGTGCTGCTCGCGATGCTGTCGTTCGTCGTGGTCTGGCCGTGGATCTTCGCAAACGTCGCGGTGCTGACCCAGGGCGGCCCGGACGGGGCGACCGACAACCTCTACTACCGGCTGTTCACGTACGCGTTCACGTTCTTCGACGCGGGCACCGCCTCGGCCGCCGCCGTCGTCATCACCGGCGGGCTCGCGGTGGTGCTCGGGCTCGGGGCGCTGGTCACCAGACGGAGGCAGCATGCCATCGGCTAG
- a CDS encoding MBL fold metallo-hydrolase, with protein sequence MRLTVLGCRQGMPADGQASSSYMVSTGSARLLLDCGPGAATAFSSIAHPSDLDAIVISHLHADHCYDLLTLGKTLLSGRLRDPERFPTLRDAARMEWPPVPLYVPKGGKARLEILASAFPVPSFPMLDRSFDVAFEVHEYEPADAFIVGDCKIIMHKLNHSLPNCGTRIESPEGSFAFTGDTAATPDLVPLAQDVDLFLAEATLEEPDTTNHGHLCATEVGEVAAAADVAQLVLTHFITADETWLTARKADAERSYGGPVHLAAPGRTFDIRPAGGTR encoded by the coding sequence ATGCGGTTAACCGTTTTGGGCTGTCGTCAGGGAATGCCTGCGGACGGCCAGGCCAGCTCTAGCTACATGGTCTCGACGGGGTCGGCTCGCCTTCTGCTCGACTGCGGCCCCGGCGCGGCCACGGCGTTCAGCTCCATCGCGCATCCGAGTGATCTTGACGCCATAGTAATCAGTCACCTTCACGCGGACCACTGCTACGACCTGCTGACCCTCGGCAAGACGCTGCTTTCCGGACGCCTCCGTGACCCCGAGCGTTTCCCGACCCTGCGGGATGCCGCCCGGATGGAGTGGCCGCCAGTTCCGCTATACGTCCCGAAGGGGGGCAAGGCGAGGCTGGAAATTCTCGCCTCCGCTTTCCCCGTCCCGTCGTTCCCGATGCTCGACCGGTCGTTCGACGTCGCGTTCGAGGTCCACGAGTACGAGCCGGCGGACGCGTTCATTGTCGGCGACTGCAAGATCATCATGCACAAGCTGAACCATTCGCTGCCGAACTGCGGGACGCGTATCGAGAGTCCGGAGGGATCGTTCGCCTTCACCGGGGACACGGCCGCGACACCCGATCTCGTCCCGCTCGCCCAGGACGTCGACCTGTTCCTGGCCGAGGCGACCCTCGAAGAGCCCGACACCACCAACCACGGCCACCTCTGCGCCACCGAGGTGGGTGAGGTGGCCGCCGCGGCCGACGTGGCCCAGCTGGTCCTGACCCACTTCATCACCGCCGATGAGACCTGGCTGACGGCGCGCAAGGCCGACGCCGAGCGCTCCTACGGGGGCCCGGTGCACCTCGCCGCCCCCGGCCGAACCTTCGATATTCGTCCCGCGGGAGGGACCCGTTGA